The DNA region atgataaattatctaaattaataaaattttataatttgaaagaatttatgtaatatgatttacaatttaattaataaaaaaatcatttttatccactttatacttatttatttttcaaacattttaaaatttattttaattacaattattttgattaaatataaacagaatctatttattttttactttaataaattttaaaaattattgtgataatattataataatattattcttaaaatggtaaattatctaagttaacaaaattttataatcagAAAGAATTGatgtaatatatttacaaatttaattaataaaaaaattattttctttttatcttttcatctaatttttactaaattatatttaatgatttcAATTATacttttctaataaataaaaatttaaaaaatgtactatttttatgattttaattcACTGTTTTTGTGAccgttaaattaatatatatgatttttttctaagattGTAAAAATATTGGATTggtcaaaaattcaaaaaaatattgtaatataacataatctataaatttggaaaaaaaaaatatttttattcacttttttatttttttatttatattttacttaaacagattttaattataaatttcataataaatttaaactaatctCCTTtcactttttataatttatataaatcaaattaattatgttaataagtattaaaagaaaaaatctcACTTTTCTaagtaagaaattaatttttttttctaaatatggacaaaaacatattttgatttttaatttttttaagtttttttttataatttagttgtatatatatttccctCCATTCTCCTTCATTTCTTACCTGTATTTTCAAGCACAACTCATCCTctgattttctttctttctctcattCATAGTTCAATCGAATTGCCTATTCACTTTATTTGCGAAAATGTCTGGAAGAATTGGAGGATGCGGAGGTGTAAGAGGTCAATCTGACCGCACTGATCAGCCTTTACCGCAAGCCGGACGTGGACGCTTTGGAGGAGGAAGAGGTCAATCAGACCGCACCGATCAATCTTTACCGCAAGTCGGACGTGGACTTGGACGCGTCGGAGGAGGAAGAGGTCCATACCGCTCCTACCTACCTGTACTGTCGTCTGCCTCTTCTTCATCTACAGATTCCTTAGCTGCAGATGTCGAAATGAAACTTAACTTAGCTTCACCTTCAAGAGCTGTTGAAACTCTACAAAAGTTGTCCCCTGCTTTTGAGACTCGGTCTCTTACACCTTTGACCGCGACAACCAGACTGCCGGATAGACCAGGTTTCGGTAGAGCCGGTAAGAAGATCTCGGTCCGAACCAACCATTTTCCAGTTCAATCAACTAGACGCGAAGTATTTCATTACGATGTGAGTGTATATTATTTGATCGGATATTATCATTTGTTGTTCatgtgtttgttttgtttatctaTTCATTACAAATAAAATGTACAGGTCACAATCACTCCAGAGGTGACATTGAAGAAAGTATGCAGGGATGTCATGAATATTTTGATAGACTCTAACATGGAGTTGTATCTGGGAAATCGGTTGCCGGCATATGATGGCAGCAAAAACATTTACAGCTTGGGGCCACTTCCCTTTCAGTCCAAGGACTTCCCGGTGAAACTGCTTAAAAAGGATGGAAATAGAAGGTGACTTTTTAGTGTTTAAAATTACTTAATGTTTCACTTTACTTATTTGATTTGACTTGAAATTAACAATTGATCTTTCTCGACGACACAGGAAGGAGAGTCACTTCAATGTGGCAATTAAGTTTGCTGCTAAAGTTGATCTGTATCAACTTCAAGCATTCTTACATAAGAAGCAAGGGAATCTTCCTCATGAGACATTGCAAGCTCTTGAGATAGTTCTTCGAGCAACTCCTTCGGTTATGTAAGAAGATCATTTTATGCTTCAATTGGTTTCCTTTATCACAATgtgatttttcttttgtttaccAAATTGAAATACAATTTTGTTGCAGGTACACTGCTGTTGAAAGGTCATTCTTTTCACCAAGACTTGGTGCAAAGGGGAAATTGGATGGTGGCCTGGAGTATTGGCAAGGGTTCTACCAAAGCCTACGACCAACTCAAATGGGGCTCTCGCTGAATATTGGTATGTATGTAGCTTTAGTAAGTAGCATATAAACATGTTTTACATTTGTACTAACTCAGCATCTAACTTTTATTTTGTAGATATATCAGCAAGGGCATTCTTTGACCCCATCCTGGTGACAGAGTTTATTCAACAATATCTTCACATTGGAGATCTGTCCAGGCCATTAACTGACCAAGACTGTAAGAAAGTAAGTTTCAACTTTCTCTTACATTTGAGAAGAAGAAATGAATGTTTGAGTGTAAACTTAACTAGGATAATAATTCACTTAAATGtgttaatattcttttttcagATTCTGAAGGTCTTGAAAGGTGTGACTGTGAAAACGACTCACCTGAAGAATGTCATGAGCAAAAAGATAGTTCGTCTATCTCAACAACCAATTGGTGAACTGAAGTAAGCTATTTTTGCATACGATCATATCTTGTTTAAATATGTTTTCTCTTTTCAACTGTCCGTTCTCACTTTTCAATCTTGCTCTTGTATGTATAGGTTCACGTGTGATGACGGTGTTCAAAAGAAGTATGTGGTCCAATACTACTTAGAAAGGTACCGTATCACGCTTAGGTATCCTTCCTTACCTGCAATGCAGTATGGAAGTGATTCCAAGCCTATTTATCTGCCATTGGAGGTACTTACTTAATACTTGAACTGATCTTTATTTTATGCTATAGTCTTTATTTGCCTTAATAATTACCtttgtttatcatttttcaaaaactcatttCCTTTATTTTGATGACACTATAGCTGTGCAAAATCGTGGAGGGGCAGAGGTATACAAAGAAGTTAAATGAGAGGCAGGTAACCACTCTTTTGATGGCTACCTGTCAAAGACCCGTGCATAGGGAACAAAACATCAGACAGGTACTTTTGTATCCATTGAACATAAtctttcaatgtttttttatttgttagttaTTGATAATTTTCTTCTCCAGATGGTCAGGAAAAACGACTACAACAATGACAAGTTCCTGAACGAATTTGGGTTGCATATACAGCCTGAACCTACAGTGGTTGAAGCAAGACTTCTTCCACCTCCCATGGTAATTCTTTAGTCTTGTAATTATTTGGTTTACGTTTCCATTACtaatctttaataaaattattgcgCCGGTTGGTTGTTGCAGCTCAAATATGATGGGTCACAAGAGGCTCCAAGTGCGGGGCAATGGAATATGTTGAACAAGGTATTGTTTTATAACTTGGATGTGCCCATTTTATATTGTAGCGTAATCATTTGTCTTCtttatgtttaatatgttcTTATTGTGGCAGAGAATGTTTAACGGGGCCAAGATAGATTTCTGGACCTGTGTCAACTTCTCAAAAATGAACCAAAATCAGGTCGGCCAGTTCTGTTGGGACTTGGTGCAAACGTGCATAAGTAAAGGGCTAGTATGTATTCTTTCCATCTCACCTCGAGCTTGTGCATCTTATGAGAACCTATCCTTAATCATGTGCATGAACTCTCTCTTGCAGAAATTCAATACGGAACCGATGATTCCCATCCATTTAGCCAATCCTAAACACATTGGAAGGGCACTAACCAGCATCCACTCGCGATGTAATGAGCAGCTCACAAAGATGAAGGCAAAAGGCAGACATCTTCAGTTGTTGCTCGTCATATTGCCAGAAATTTCTGGTTCATATGGTAACatttctaaaaattattttagttaagaGTATATGTTGTGCAAACCTCCTCCTAACTAATATTGATTGTGGTTCTTGTACGGACGATTAAGAAGGTTTGTGAGACAGAATTGGGCATTGTCTCTCAATGTTGCCAGCCTAGGCAAGTTCTTAAGAGGACTTTGCCGTATCTTGAAAATGTCACTCTGAAGATTAACATCAAGGTatgttttaacttttataatgcTGTTAGAAAAAGAAAGACAAGTTCTCAATTGAGTTGATAATATTCAGTCAGTCAGTCATTCATTTATCTAGCTAATTGAATGTTTGTTAATCTCAGGCTGGAGGACGCAACACCGTGCTTGCGAGTGCGTTGGAGAGAAAATTGGATTTTGTCTCGGATATGCCCACCATCATCTTTGGCGCTGATGTCACTCATCCTGCTCCAGGAGAGGATTCAAGTTGTTCAATTGCAGCGGTAAGATGTGTTGAAaatagtttgattttgtttttatctagCTACTATTATTGGGTTGTTAAAATGTAGGTTTATATTTTTAGGTGGTTGCTTCGATGGACTGGCCTGAGGTAACCACTTACAAAGGACTGGTCTCTGCTCAAAGGCATAGAGAGGAAATCATCAGTGACCTCTATAAAGAGGTTGATGATCCTATAAGGGGGAGAGTTAAAAGTGGGATGATcaggtaaaaatat from Impatiens glandulifera chromosome 5, dImpGla2.1, whole genome shotgun sequence includes:
- the LOC124939441 gene encoding protein argonaute 5-like, coding for MSGRIGGCGGVRGQSDRTDQPLPQAGRGRFGGGRGQSDRTDQSLPQVGRGLGRVGGGRGPYRSYLPVLSSASSSSTDSLAADVEMKLNLASPSRAVETLQKLSPAFETRSLTPLTATTRLPDRPGFGRAGKKISVRTNHFPVQSTRREVFHYDVTITPEVTLKKVCRDVMNILIDSNMELYLGNRLPAYDGSKNIYSLGPLPFQSKDFPVKLLKKDGNRRKESHFNVAIKFAAKVDLYQLQAFLHKKQGNLPHETLQALEIVLRATPSVMYTAVERSFFSPRLGAKGKLDGGLEYWQGFYQSLRPTQMGLSLNIDISARAFFDPILVTEFIQQYLHIGDLSRPLTDQDCKKILKVLKGVTVKTTHLKNVMSKKIVRLSQQPIGELKFTCDDGVQKKYVVQYYLERYRITLRYPSLPAMQYGSDSKPIYLPLELCKIVEGQRYTKKLNERQVTTLLMATCQRPVHREQNIRQMVRKNDYNNDKFLNEFGLHIQPEPTVVEARLLPPPMLKYDGSQEAPSAGQWNMLNKRMFNGAKIDFWTCVNFSKMNQNQVGQFCWDLVQTCISKGLKFNTEPMIPIHLANPKHIGRALTSIHSRCNEQLTKMKAKGRHLQLLLVILPEISGSYGTIKKVCETELGIVSQCCQPRQVLKRTLPYLENVTLKINIKAGGRNTVLASALERKLDFVSDMPTIIFGADVTHPAPGEDSSCSIAAVVASMDWPEVTTYKGLVSAQRHREEIISDLYKEVDDPIRGRVKSGMIRELLISFNQSTGHKPQRIIFYRDGVSDGQFSHVLLYEVDAIRKACSSLQENYLPRITFVVVQKRHHTRLFPMTHGDRHSTDRSGNILPGTVVDTKICHVREFDFYLCSHSGIQGTSRPTHYHVLFDENNFSADALQGLTNSLCYTYARCTRSVSIVPPAYYAHLAAWRARYYVEGYVEGGVESDVECDEVDAESTSVRVNTREGDAVVRPLPNVMDNVKQFMFYC